The following are encoded together in the Culex pipiens pallens isolate TS chromosome 1, TS_CPP_V2, whole genome shotgun sequence genome:
- the LOC120418114 gene encoding ras-related protein Ral-a isoform X2 yields the protein MSKKPTAGPALHKVIMVGSGGVGKSALTLQFMYDEFVEDYEPTKADSYRKKVVLDGEEVQIDILDTAGQEDYAAIRDNYFRSGEGFLCVFSITEDDSFQATQEFREQILRVKNDENIPFLLVGNKCDLNDKRKVPLAECQGRAQQWGVPYVETSAKTRENVDKIFYDLIRDISNRKKKSQETVQQPKRETRRCCQLL from the exons atgtCCAAGAAACCGACGGCGGGGCCGGCGCTCCACAAGGTCATCATGGTGGGCAGCGGTGGCGTTGGCAAGTCCGCACTCACACTGCAGTTCATGTACGACGAGTTCGTGGAGGATTACGAGCCCACCAAGGCGGACAGTTATCGGAAAAAG GTGGTCCTGGACGGCGAGGAGGTACAGATCGATATCCTGGACACGGCGGGCCAGGAGGACTACGCGGCCATCCGTGACAACTACTTCCGCAGCGGTGAAGGGTTCCTGTGCGTGTTTTCAATCACCGAAGACGACAGCTTTCAGGCGACACAAGAATTTCG ggAACAGATATTGCGTGTGAAAAACGACGAGAATATCCCGTTCCTGCTGGTGGGCAATAAGTGCGACCTGAACGACAAGCGGAAAGTGCCGCTGGCCGAGTGCCAGGGCCGTGCGCAGCAGTGGGGTGTGCCATACGTCGAAACGTCGGCGAAGACGCGCGAGAACGTGGACAAG ATTTTCTACGATCTCATTCGGGACATTTCGAATCGCAAGAAAAAGAGCCAGGAAACGGTCCAGCAGCCGAAGCGAGAGACGCGCCGATGCTGCCAGCTTCTGTAG
- the LOC120418114 gene encoding ras-related protein Ral-a isoform X1, producing MSKKPTAGPALHKVIMVGSGGVGKSALTLQFMYDEFVEDYEPTKADSYRKKVVLDGEEVQIDILDTAGQEDYAAIRDNYFRSGEGFLCVFSITEDDSFQATQEFREQILRVKNDENIPFLLVGNKCDLNDKRKVPLAECQGRAQQWGVPYVETSAKTRENVDKVFFDLMREIRSRKTEDSKTTNGRAKDKSKRRKIKCTLI from the exons atgtCCAAGAAACCGACGGCGGGGCCGGCGCTCCACAAGGTCATCATGGTGGGCAGCGGTGGCGTTGGCAAGTCCGCACTCACACTGCAGTTCATGTACGACGAGTTCGTGGAGGATTACGAGCCCACCAAGGCGGACAGTTATCGGAAAAAG GTGGTCCTGGACGGCGAGGAGGTACAGATCGATATCCTGGACACGGCGGGCCAGGAGGACTACGCGGCCATCCGTGACAACTACTTCCGCAGCGGTGAAGGGTTCCTGTGCGTGTTTTCAATCACCGAAGACGACAGCTTTCAGGCGACACAAGAATTTCG ggAACAGATATTGCGTGTGAAAAACGACGAGAATATCCCGTTCCTGCTGGTGGGCAATAAGTGCGACCTGAACGACAAGCGGAAAGTGCCGCTGGCCGAGTGCCAGGGCCGTGCGCAGCAGTGGGGTGTGCCATACGTCGAAACGTCGGCGAAGACGCGCGAGAACGTGGACAAG GTATTCTTCGACTTGATGCGCGAGATTCGCTCGCGAAAAACGGAAGACTCCAAAACGACCAACGGGCGCGCCAAAGACAAGTCGAAACGAAGGAAAATCAAGTGCACGCTGATATAG
- the LOC120418132 gene encoding negative elongation factor B produces MSAPPKFPGTGLEEVNVPGQAYLRDALSCCDDPLKAIENFQLENGILLPSLRPMLPLLDLHGVRRLDFHTSVLEELRDKLIAHINELGAKEGRERDRKLKELLVKSFPVVRVKALRPVVMCILRNTAHIDDKYLRILVRDRELYQDTDTEVKRQIWRDNQSLFGDEVSPLLSQYIREKEHILFDHLNLNNLFFTPTPKVRRQGEVVQKLAHMIGNSVKLYDMVLQFLRTLFLRTRNVHYCTLRAELLMALHDLEVQDIISVDPCHKFTWCLDACIREKNVDIKRSRELQGFLDNIKRGQEQVLGDLSMTLCDPYAINFLATSAIKILQHLINNEGLPRENTILILLLRMLALGLSAWIMIDSQDFKEPKLDSQVVTKFLPALMSLMVDDQVRNLHAKLPPDERESAITTIEHSGPAPDAVEAYIQESSVASILAMYYTLHTARQKDRVGILRVMAILASCKDDRAYEDPFLHSLIALIIPMSDEFGNEDFCTGLFDEFLFAGLTRDNVTRHMLKLLWYVHQKLPQRHGRLQTLMKALQPNAQHHENVHKLYESLQKRVMVAHAQEPVPEPMETDFDSPLKSVPTPGPHYV; encoded by the exons ATGTCGGCGCCACCGAAATTCCCCGGCACCGGCCTGGAAGAGGTCAACGTTCCGGGCCAGGCGTATCTGCGTGACGC ATTGTCCTGTTGCGACGATCCGCTGAAGGCGATCGAAAACTTCCAGCTGGAGAACGGGATTCTGCTGCCGTCGTTGCGTCCGATGTTGCCCCTGTTGGATCTGCACGGCGTGCGGCGGTTGGATTTCCATACGAGCGTGCTGGAGGAGCTGCGGGACAAGTTGATTGCGCATATTAATGAGCTCGGGGCGAAGGAGGGTCGCGAGAGGGATCGGAAGCTGAAGGAGCTGCTGGTGAAGAGCTTTCCGGTGGTGCGCGTGAAGGCGTTGCGGCCGGTGGTGATGTGCATCCTGCGGAACACGGCGCATATTGACGATAAGTATTTGCGGATTTTGGTGCGCGATCGGGAGCTGTACCAGGACACGGACACCGAGGTGAAGCGGCAGATTTGGCGGGATAATCAGTCGCTGTTTGGGGACGAGGTGTCGCCGTTGTTGTCGCAGTATATTCGGGAGAAGGAGCACATTTTGTTTGATCACTtgaatttgaacaatttgttcTTTACGCCTACGCCGAAGGTTCGGCGGCAGGGAGAAGTGGTGCAGAAGTTGGCCCACATGATCGGGAACAGCGTCAAGTTGTACGATATGGTGTTGCAGTTTTTGAGGACACTGTTTTTGCGAACGAGGAACGTTCACTATTGTACGCTGAGGGCGGAACTGCTGATGGCGTTGCACGATTTGGAAGTGCAGGACATCATTTCGGTAGACCCGTGCCACAAGTTTACGTGGTGTTTGGACGCGTGCATCCGCGAGAAGAACGTGGACATCAAGCGGTCCCGGGAGTTGCAGGGTTTCTTGGACAACATCAAACGCGGCCAGGAGCAGGTTCTTGGAGATCTTTCAATGACACTGTGTGATCCGTACGCGATCAACTTCCTGGCGACATCGGCGATTAAAATTCTTCAACATCTCATCAACAACGAAGGACTGCCACGAGAGAACACGATTCTCATCCTGCTGCTGCGAATGTTGGCCCTCGGACTGTCCGCGTGGATCATGATCGATTCGCAGGACTTTAAAGAGCCCAAGCTGGACAGTCAGGTGGTGACCAAGTTTCTCCCCGCGCTGATGTCCCTCATGGTGGACGACCAGGTGCGCAATTTGCACGCCAAACTGCCGCCGGATGAGCGCGAAAGTGCCATCACCACCATCGAGCACTCCGGACCGGCACCGGATGCCGTCGAAGCGTACATCCAGGAAAGCTCGGTCGCCTCGATCCTCGCCATGTACTACACACTGCACACCGCCCGACAAAAGGACCGCGTCGGCATTCTTCGCGTGATGGCCATCCTGGCTTCCTGCAAGGACGACCGTGCCTACGAAGATCCGTTCCTGCACTCGCTGATCGCCCTCATCATCCCGATGTCGGACGAGTTCGGCAACGAAGACTTTTGCACGGGGCTGTTTGACGAGTTTCTGTTCGCCGGGCTCACCCGGGACAACGTCACGAGGCACATGCTCAAACTGCTCTGGTACGTGCACCAGAAGCTGCCCCAGCGCCACGGCCGGCTGCAAACGTTGATGAAGGCACTCCAGCCGAACGCGCAGCACCACGAAAACGTACACAAACTGTACGAGAGTCTGCAAAAGCGCGTAATGGTCGCCCACGCCCAGGAACCGGTCCCGGAGCCGATGGAGACGGACTTTGATTCGCCGCTGAAGAGCGTGCCCACGCCCGGGCCGCATTATGTTTAG